Proteins from a genomic interval of Luteibacter pinisoli:
- the cysS gene encoding cysteine--tRNA ligase, with protein MTISLYNTLSRRTEAFVPLDPSRVTMYVCGPTVYNYIHIGNARPPVVFDVLASLLRRHYPNLVYARNITDVDDKINNAAAAAGVPITEITGRFAQAYRDDVAKLGVAPPDVEPHATAHIAEIITMIQRLIASKHAYEAEGHVLFHVASYPAYGALSGRDPDELIAGARVEVAPYKKDAGDFVLWKPSDETLPGWDSPWGRGRPGWHIECSAMSEAHLGDTIDIHAGGVDLTFPHHENEIAQSVCAHGGKPFARFWLHNGMLTFDGRKMSKSLGNVLQLHELLKKHPGEALRLLLLRGHYRQPLDWSDAALTQAVRTLDGWYGVLRDLADVSASAPVVPAAVEAALCDDLNTPQALAELSQLADAARRATGDDRIAAKAALVGGGALLGLLQQDPEAWFRQGNPGEEVDAAMVEALLEERRAARAGKDFARSDAIRDQLKALGVTIEDSAQGTRWSVVKA; from the coding sequence ATGACGATTTCGCTCTACAACACCTTGTCGCGCCGCACGGAAGCGTTCGTCCCGCTCGATCCGAGCCGGGTCACCATGTATGTCTGCGGCCCCACGGTCTACAACTACATCCATATCGGCAACGCCCGGCCACCGGTGGTGTTCGACGTCCTGGCCAGCCTGCTGCGCCGGCATTACCCGAACCTGGTCTACGCCCGGAACATCACCGACGTGGACGACAAGATCAACAACGCCGCCGCGGCCGCCGGCGTGCCGATCACCGAGATCACCGGCCGCTTCGCCCAGGCCTACCGGGACGACGTGGCCAAACTGGGCGTGGCACCGCCGGACGTGGAGCCCCACGCCACGGCGCATATCGCCGAGATCATCACCATGATCCAGCGCCTGATCGCCTCGAAGCACGCCTACGAGGCGGAGGGCCACGTCCTCTTCCACGTCGCCTCCTACCCCGCCTACGGCGCCCTTTCCGGCCGCGACCCGGACGAGCTCATCGCCGGCGCCCGCGTCGAGGTGGCCCCGTACAAGAAGGACGCCGGGGACTTCGTCCTGTGGAAGCCCTCCGACGAGACCCTGCCGGGCTGGGACAGCCCATGGGGCCGTGGCCGCCCCGGCTGGCACATCGAGTGCTCGGCCATGAGCGAGGCCCACCTGGGCGACACCATCGACATCCACGCCGGCGGCGTGGACCTGACGTTCCCGCACCACGAAAACGAGATTGCCCAGAGCGTGTGCGCCCACGGCGGCAAGCCCTTCGCCCGATTCTGGCTGCACAACGGCATGCTCACCTTCGACGGCCGTAAGATGTCGAAGTCACTGGGTAACGTGCTCCAGCTGCACGAACTGCTGAAGAAGCACCCCGGCGAGGCCCTGCGCCTGCTGCTGCTGCGCGGCCACTACCGCCAGCCGCTGGACTGGTCCGACGCCGCGCTGACCCAGGCCGTGCGCACCCTGGACGGCTGGTATGGGGTGCTCCGCGACCTGGCCGACGTCTCGGCGAGCGCACCGGTGGTACCGGCGGCCGTGGAAGCCGCCCTGTGCGACGACCTGAACACGCCGCAGGCGCTGGCCGAACTCTCCCAGCTGGCCGATGCGGCGCGCCGTGCCACTGGCGACGACCGCATCGCCGCCAAGGCCGCCCTGGTCGGCGGCGGCGCCCTGCTCGGCCTGCTCCAGCAGGATCCGGAAGCCTGGTTCCGCCAGGGCAATCCCGGCGAGGAAGTGGACGCCGCCATGGTGGAGGCCCTGCTCGAAGAACGCCGCGCCGCCCGCGCGGGGAAGGATTTCGCCCGGTCCGATGCCATCCGCGACCAGCTCAAGGCCCTGGGCGTCACCATTGAAGACAGCGCGCAGGGCACGCGCTGGAGCGTAGTGAAGGCATGA
- a CDS encoding nicotinate phosphoribosyltransferase, whose protein sequence is MFPHLQNLILNTDSYKASHWLQYPPGTDATFFYVESRGGLYDRTVFFGLQAILKGWLAHPVTHADVDEAREFFAAHGEPFNEAGWRHVVDVHGGRLPMRIRAVAEGSVVPTHQALVTIESTDPRAAWVPSYVETLLLRLWYPVTVATLSWQVKRCIATFLDKTSDDPAGQLPFKLHDFGARGVSSAESAALGGMAHLVNFRGTDTVQGVLAAQAFYGEPMAGYSIPAAEHSTITSWGREGEAEAYRNMLRQFASPGSLVAVVSDSYDIFHAIREHWGKTLRDEVIASGATLVVRPDSGDPVEVVHQCVTLLDEAFGHTVNRKRYKVLNHVRVIQGDGVNPQSIRAILERITGAGYAADNIAFGMGGALLQKVDRDTQKFALKCSAARIDGRWVEVFKAPVTDAGKFSQRGRLTLTRHREYGTWKTVSIPDGVARAEDMTLDAGWEHAMETVWEDGRLLKDQAFADVRARADL, encoded by the coding sequence ATGTTCCCGCACCTGCAGAACCTCATCCTCAATACCGACAGCTACAAGGCGAGCCACTGGTTGCAGTACCCGCCGGGCACGGACGCCACGTTCTTCTACGTGGAATCCCGTGGCGGCCTGTACGACCGCACGGTGTTCTTCGGCCTGCAGGCCATCCTGAAGGGATGGCTGGCCCATCCGGTGACCCACGCCGACGTCGACGAGGCCCGCGAGTTCTTCGCCGCCCACGGCGAGCCGTTCAACGAGGCAGGCTGGCGCCATGTCGTCGACGTGCACGGCGGCCGCCTGCCGATGCGCATCCGCGCCGTTGCCGAGGGCAGCGTCGTGCCGACGCACCAGGCCCTGGTCACCATCGAATCCACCGACCCGCGCGCCGCGTGGGTGCCCAGCTATGTCGAGACCCTGTTGCTGCGCCTGTGGTACCCGGTGACGGTGGCGACGCTGAGCTGGCAGGTGAAGCGCTGCATCGCCACGTTCCTCGACAAGACCAGCGACGACCCGGCCGGGCAACTGCCGTTCAAGCTCCACGACTTCGGCGCGCGTGGCGTTTCCAGCGCCGAGTCGGCCGCCCTCGGTGGCATGGCTCACCTGGTGAACTTCCGTGGCACGGACACGGTGCAGGGCGTGCTCGCGGCACAGGCCTTCTACGGCGAGCCAATGGCCGGCTATTCCATCCCCGCCGCCGAGCACAGCACCATCACCAGCTGGGGCCGCGAGGGCGAGGCGGAGGCGTACCGCAACATGCTGCGCCAGTTCGCCAGTCCCGGCTCGCTGGTCGCGGTGGTCTCGGACAGCTACGACATCTTCCACGCGATCCGCGAGCACTGGGGCAAGACCCTGCGCGACGAGGTCATCGCCTCGGGCGCCACGCTGGTCGTGCGCCCCGATTCGGGCGATCCGGTCGAGGTGGTGCACCAGTGCGTCACCTTGCTGGACGAGGCCTTCGGGCACACGGTGAACCGCAAGCGCTACAAGGTGCTGAACCACGTGCGCGTCATCCAGGGCGACGGCGTGAATCCGCAGAGTATCCGGGCGATCCTGGAGCGCATCACCGGCGCCGGGTACGCGGCCGACAACATCGCCTTCGGCATGGGCGGGGCGCTGTTGCAGAAGGTCGACCGGGATACGCAGAAGTTCGCGTTGAAGTGTTCCGCCGCGCGCATCGATGGCCGCTGGGTGGAGGTGTTCAAGGCGCCGGTGACCGACGCCGGCAAGTTCTCCCAGCGCGGCCGGCTCACGCTCACCCGCCATCGCGAGTACGGCACGTGGAAAACGGTATCGATTCCCGATGGCGTGGCGCGCGCCGAGGACATGACGCTCGACGCCGGGTGGGAGCACGCGATGGAGACCGTCTGGGAAGACGGCCGGCTGCTGAAGGACCAGGCCTTCGCCGACGTCCGGGCGCGCGCCGACCTGTAG
- the argC gene encoding N-acetyl-gamma-glutamyl-phosphate reductase, whose protein sequence is MASKTIGIVGARGHTGAELIRLIARHPSLELAFVSSRELDGQRLADHNDVYKGDLAYTSLDPAAVAAQGADVVILALPNGKAAPYVEAIDQAGGDTVIVDLSADYRFDERWYYGLPELYRDRWRGEKRISNPGCYATAIQCSIAPIKDLLAAPPVSFGVSGYSGAGTTPSDRNDPDKLRDNLMPYSLTGHMHEKEASRHLGLPVEFMPHVAPHFRGLTVTTNLYLAKQAKREDIVRRYEARFDGEKLIHVVDEAPWVSHVAHKHHLEVGGFAMSNDGRRVVVVATLDNLLKGAATQAMQNVNRALGFDELTAIPL, encoded by the coding sequence ATGGCCAGCAAAACCATCGGTATCGTCGGCGCGCGCGGCCACACGGGCGCCGAGCTGATCCGCCTGATCGCACGGCATCCGTCGCTGGAGCTCGCGTTCGTCTCGTCGCGCGAGCTCGACGGCCAGCGCCTCGCGGACCACAACGACGTGTACAAGGGCGACCTTGCCTACACCAGCCTCGACCCGGCCGCCGTGGCGGCGCAGGGCGCGGACGTGGTGATCCTGGCCCTGCCCAACGGCAAGGCGGCGCCGTACGTCGAGGCTATCGACCAGGCGGGTGGCGACACCGTCATCGTCGATCTCTCGGCGGATTACCGCTTCGACGAGCGCTGGTACTACGGCTTGCCCGAGCTGTACCGAGATCGCTGGCGCGGCGAAAAGCGCATCAGCAACCCGGGGTGCTATGCCACCGCCATCCAGTGCTCGATCGCCCCGATCAAGGACCTGCTCGCCGCGCCGCCCGTGTCCTTCGGCGTGTCGGGTTACTCGGGCGCCGGCACCACGCCGTCCGACCGCAACGATCCGGACAAGCTGCGCGACAACCTCATGCCGTACTCGCTGACCGGGCACATGCATGAGAAAGAGGCGAGCCGCCACCTGGGCCTGCCGGTGGAATTCATGCCGCACGTGGCACCGCATTTCCGTGGCCTCACCGTCACCACCAACCTGTACCTGGCCAAGCAGGCCAAGCGCGAAGACATCGTGCGCCGCTACGAGGCACGCTTCGACGGCGAAAAGCTCATCCATGTCGTGGACGAAGCGCCGTGGGTGAGCCACGTCGCCCACAAGCACCATCTGGAGGTGGGTGGTTTCGCGATGTCCAACGACGGCCGCCGCGTCGTCGTGGTGGCGACGCTGGACAACCTCCTGAAGGGCGCGGCCACCCAGGCCATGCAGAACGTCAACCGCGCGCTGGGCTTCGACGAGCTCACCGCCATTCCGCTCTGA
- a CDS encoding glycine zipper 2TM domain-containing protein yields the protein MSRLLIPALILAVFATSASAQDRYGPPPPPPQSAGPDDNTHFGWADVLRVDPVYGVSRVETPRQECYDQQVVTRQQGSGSAAGTILGAVVGGVLGNTVGKGDGRKAATVAGAVAGGVVGNNVSRSGDQVYQGTETRCRDVSSVTEQRRIAGYDVEYRYRGEVYVSRLNYDPGERLRVRVSVSPAD from the coding sequence ATGTCTCGCCTGCTTATCCCCGCGCTGATCCTCGCGGTTTTCGCTACCAGTGCCAGCGCCCAGGACCGTTATGGGCCCCCGCCCCCGCCGCCGCAGTCGGCCGGGCCGGATGACAATACCCATTTTGGCTGGGCCGACGTGCTGCGCGTCGACCCGGTGTACGGCGTGTCCCGCGTGGAAACCCCGCGCCAGGAGTGCTACGACCAGCAGGTGGTGACCCGCCAGCAGGGTAGCGGCAGCGCGGCCGGGACGATCCTGGGTGCCGTGGTCGGCGGCGTGCTCGGCAATACCGTGGGCAAGGGCGACGGCCGCAAGGCCGCGACCGTGGCCGGCGCGGTGGCCGGTGGCGTGGTCGGCAACAACGTCTCCCGTAGTGGCGACCAGGTCTACCAGGGCACGGAAACCCGCTGCCGCGACGTCAGCTCGGTGACCGAGCAGCGCCGCATCGCGGGCTACGACGTGGAATACCGCTACCGCGGCGAGGTCTACGTCTCGCGCCTGAACTACGACCCGGGCGAGCGCCTGCGCGTCCGCGTGAGCGTCTCCCCGGCGGACTGA
- the dksA gene encoding RNA polymerase-binding protein DksA, producing the protein MAKNARSSTVAKAAAKKGGAGDATKTRTVAAGGKAPAKTAVRAAAKPAAKTAKPAAKAAPVKAAAPVKKAAAKTVAKPAAVAKKTPAKAAPVTKAAAPKAPAKAAAKAAAPKAAPAPAKKTAPVVEPSAAKAAPKQQVKASPAPAPAPAAKAASPAVGRKASAVGGATPSRNEKSAQASMNSTTLENGITREDGKYALPASTIIDLPKGYKPGKDEEYMNPRHLAYFRNKLKDWRDQLVEESRQTMDNLREEVRDVGDEAERATRETENSLELRTRDRYRKLISKIDKALRRIEEGRYGFCEETDEEIGVDRLDARPIATLSLDAQERREHLQKQMGD; encoded by the coding sequence ATGGCGAAAAACGCTCGTAGTTCCACCGTTGCCAAGGCAGCCGCCAAGAAGGGCGGGGCAGGTGACGCGACGAAGACCAGGACGGTTGCGGCCGGGGGCAAGGCGCCGGCGAAGACGGCAGTGCGCGCGGCGGCCAAACCCGCTGCGAAAACCGCGAAGCCCGCCGCCAAGGCGGCTCCGGTGAAAGCCGCGGCGCCCGTGAAGAAGGCAGCCGCGAAGACAGTGGCGAAACCTGCCGCCGTCGCGAAGAAGACACCCGCCAAGGCGGCGCCCGTGACCAAGGCGGCGGCCCCCAAGGCACCCGCGAAGGCCGCGGCGAAGGCAGCAGCTCCCAAGGCCGCGCCCGCGCCGGCCAAGAAAACAGCCCCGGTGGTGGAACCTTCCGCCGCCAAGGCCGCTCCCAAGCAGCAGGTGAAGGCATCGCCGGCACCTGCGCCGGCGCCGGCGGCGAAAGCTGCCAGCCCCGCTGTCGGACGCAAGGCGTCCGCAGTGGGCGGCGCTACCCCATCCAGAAACGAGAAGTCCGCGCAAGCCAGCATGAACAGCACCACACTTGAAAACGGAATCACGCGCGAAGACGGCAAGTACGCCCTGCCGGCTTCTACCATCATCGACCTGCCGAAGGGCTACAAGCCCGGCAAGGACGAGGAGTACATGAATCCTCGTCACCTGGCCTACTTCCGCAACAAGCTGAAGGATTGGCGCGACCAGCTGGTGGAAGAATCCCGCCAGACCATGGACAACCTCCGCGAGGAAGTCCGCGACGTGGGCGACGAAGCCGAGCGCGCCACGCGTGAAACGGAAAACTCGCTGGAACTGCGTACCCGCGATCGCTACCGCAAGCTCATCTCCAAGATCGACAAGGCCCTGCGCCGGATCGAGGAAGGCCGCTACGGTTTCTGCGAAGAGACCGACGAGGAAATCGGTGTGGATCGCCTTGACGCGCGCCCCATCGCTACCCTGTCGCTCGACGCGCAGGAGCGCCGCGAGCACCTGCAGAAGCAGATGGGCGACTAA
- a CDS encoding acetylglutamate kinase: MGSAREIQQYLKRFSQLDAARFAVVKVGGAVLRDELADLTSSLSFLQQVGLTPIVLHGAGPQLDEELAAAGIEKKTVNGLRVTSPEALAIVRRVFQAQNLRLVEALQEVDTRATSVPSGVFTADFLDPDQLGLVGKVRAINLAPIEASLRAGSIPVIASLGETDSGQILNINADFAANELVRTLQPYKIVFLTGTGGLLDGDGHIIDSINLSTEYDQLLQQPWLHSGMRLKIEQIKDLLDDLPLTTSVSITRPADLAKELFTHKGSGTLLRRGERVLRFDSWEGVDLPRMRTLIESSFGRGLVDDYFARTDVYRLYVSENYRAAMVLTMEDGFAYLDKFAVLDEAQGEGLGRAVWQVMRDENPKLFWRSRHGNAINHFYYAESDGCFKQARWKVFWYGLDNFADIERCVAHCATRQPTLQD; the protein is encoded by the coding sequence ATGGGCAGCGCGCGCGAGATCCAGCAGTACCTGAAGCGCTTCTCCCAGCTCGACGCCGCGCGGTTCGCGGTGGTGAAGGTGGGCGGCGCCGTGCTGCGCGACGAACTGGCCGACCTCACCTCGTCGCTGTCCTTCCTGCAGCAGGTGGGCCTCACGCCCATCGTCCTGCACGGTGCCGGCCCGCAGCTGGATGAAGAGCTTGCCGCCGCCGGTATCGAGAAGAAGACCGTCAATGGCCTGCGCGTCACCTCGCCGGAAGCCCTGGCCATCGTTCGCCGCGTGTTCCAGGCGCAGAACCTGCGCCTGGTCGAGGCCTTGCAGGAAGTCGACACGCGCGCCACCTCGGTGCCGTCGGGCGTGTTCACCGCCGACTTCCTCGATCCGGACCAGCTCGGCCTGGTCGGCAAGGTGCGCGCGATCAACCTCGCACCGATCGAGGCCAGCCTGCGCGCGGGTTCCATCCCGGTGATCGCCAGCCTGGGCGAAACCGACTCCGGGCAGATCCTCAACATCAACGCCGATTTCGCCGCCAACGAACTCGTGCGCACGCTGCAGCCGTACAAGATCGTGTTCCTCACCGGCACCGGCGGCCTGCTCGACGGCGATGGCCACATCATCGATTCGATCAATCTCTCCACCGAGTACGACCAGCTGCTCCAGCAGCCGTGGCTGCATTCGGGCATGCGCCTGAAGATCGAACAGATCAAGGACCTGCTCGACGACCTGCCGCTGACCACCTCGGTGTCGATCACCCGCCCGGCGGACCTTGCGAAGGAACTGTTCACGCACAAAGGCTCGGGCACGCTGCTGCGCCGGGGCGAGCGCGTGCTGCGGTTTGATTCGTGGGAAGGCGTGGACCTGCCGCGCATGCGCACGCTGATCGAATCGAGCTTCGGTCGTGGCCTCGTCGACGATTACTTCGCGCGGACGGACGTCTACCGCCTGTACGTCTCGGAGAACTACCGCGCGGCCATGGTCCTGACCATGGAAGACGGTTTCGCGTACCTCGACAAGTTCGCCGTCCTCGACGAAGCGCAGGGCGAAGGCCTTGGCCGCGCCGTGTGGCAGGTGATGCGCGACGAGAACCCGAAGCTGTTCTGGCGCTCGCGCCATGGCAACGCGATCAACCATTTCTACTACGCCGAGTCGGACGGCTGCTTCAAGCAGGCCCGCTGGAAGGTGTTCTGGTACGGCCTGGACAACTTCGCCGACATCGAGCGTTGCGTGGCGCATTGCGCCACGCGCCAACCCACCTTGCAGGACTGA
- a CDS encoding acetylornithine deacetylase has translation METLLKDTLDHLRALVSFDTRNPPREISTGGIFDYLRANLPGFDVQVTDFGAGAVNLYAVRGTPKVLFNVHLDTVPDSPHWTASPHELRVTEDRAIGLGACDIKGAAAALVAVANASQGDMALLLSTDEEANDARCIEGFLKDKPAYDAIIVAEPTRGEAVLAHRGIHSVQMRFQGRAGHASGEQKPSDSALHQAIRWGAAALDHVQALSHERFGGLTGLRFNIGKVEGGIKANVIAPTGDVRFGFRPLPSMDADALLETFRTLVEPTPVEYGETFRGDSLPAGDTATAEARRLAARDLADELDIPVGNAVDFWTEAALFSKAGYISFVYGPGDIAQAHTADEWVALDQLGQYAQTILRIVERGI, from the coding sequence ATGGAAACCCTTCTGAAGGACACCCTCGATCACCTGCGCGCGCTCGTGTCGTTCGACACGCGCAATCCCCCGCGCGAGATCAGCACCGGCGGCATCTTCGATTACCTGCGCGCGAACCTCCCGGGGTTCGACGTGCAGGTCACCGATTTCGGTGCTGGCGCGGTGAACCTCTACGCCGTGCGCGGCACGCCGAAGGTGCTGTTCAACGTGCACCTGGATACCGTGCCGGACAGCCCGCACTGGACCGCCAGCCCGCATGAGCTGCGGGTGACGGAAGACCGTGCGATCGGCCTGGGCGCCTGTGACATCAAGGGCGCCGCGGCCGCGCTGGTCGCCGTGGCCAATGCCTCGCAGGGCGACATGGCCTTGCTGCTCTCCACCGATGAAGAAGCCAACGATGCGCGCTGCATCGAGGGCTTCCTCAAGGACAAGCCGGCCTACGACGCCATCATCGTCGCCGAGCCCACCAGGGGCGAGGCGGTGCTGGCGCATCGCGGCATCCACTCGGTGCAGATGCGCTTCCAGGGCCGTGCCGGCCATGCCTCGGGCGAGCAGAAGCCCTCCGACAGCGCGTTGCACCAGGCGATCCGCTGGGGCGCCGCCGCGCTGGACCACGTGCAGGCGCTGTCGCACGAGCGCTTTGGCGGCCTGACCGGCCTGCGCTTCAACATCGGCAAGGTCGAGGGCGGCATCAAGGCCAACGTGATCGCACCGACCGGCGATGTACGCTTTGGCTTCCGTCCGCTGCCGTCGATGGACGCGGACGCGCTGCTGGAAACGTTCCGCACGCTGGTCGAGCCCACGCCCGTGGAATACGGTGAAACCTTCCGCGGCGATTCGCTGCCGGCCGGCGACACCGCCACGGCCGAGGCACGCCGCCTCGCCGCGCGCGACCTCGCCGACGAACTGGACATCCCGGTGGGCAACGCCGTGGATTTCTGGACCGAAGCGGCGCTGTTCTCCAAGGCCGGCTACATCTCCTTCGTCTATGGCCCTGGCGACATCGCGCAGGCCCACACCGCCGACGAATGGGTTGCCCTCGACCAACTGGGCCAGTACGCCCAGACCATCCTCCGGATCGTCGAACGTGGAATCTAA
- the yidD gene encoding membrane protein insertion efficiency factor YidD: MPETTWLFENVTRFLLFLLSLYKRWLSPLLGARCRFHPSCSDYTRIAIARFGPLKGSLLGGWRILRCQPLCEGGHDPVPDQFVLRRCGAQGVHTHD, encoded by the coding sequence ATGCCTGAAACGACCTGGCTTTTCGAGAACGTGACACGCTTCCTCCTCTTCCTGCTGTCCCTCTACAAGCGGTGGCTTAGCCCTCTGCTAGGGGCCCGTTGCCGGTTCCATCCATCCTGTTCCGATTACACGCGGATTGCCATAGCCCGCTTTGGCCCGCTCAAAGGCAGCCTGCTTGGCGGCTGGCGCATCCTGCGTTGCCAGCCCCTGTGCGAAGGTGGCCACGACCCCGTCCCCGACCAATTTGTCCTGCGCCGATGCGGCGCCCAAGGAGTCCATACCCATGACTGA
- a CDS encoding argininosuccinate synthase, translated as MSSKDIVLAFSGGLDTSFCVPYLMERGYAVHTVFVDTGGVSAEEREYIEQRAHELGAASHRTVDASQAIWDSFVTPLIWAGEFYQGQYPLLVSDRYLIVQASLERCDELGTKLFAHGCTGMGNDQVRFDLTVKALGDYTIVAPIREIQREHTQVRAYEQKYLEDKGFEVRAKTKHYTINENVLGVTISGGEIDAWEIPEEGAVAWCAPRAEWPSEPLRIELGFEKGTATSLNGKAASGPEILAFLNRELAKYGVGRSLYTGDTNIGLKGRIVFEAPALTALLTAHRALEETVLSKQQNRFKPEIGRKWTEVAYEGFFNDPIKADLEAYLVSTQRKVDGKVIIETRGGTVYAVKVESKNLLHSKKATYAQAADWGVAEAEGFIKLYGMSSTIWAEVDRANGGK; from the coding sequence ATGTCCAGCAAAGATATCGTCCTCGCCTTCTCGGGTGGTCTCGACACCAGCTTCTGCGTCCCCTACCTGATGGAGCGCGGCTACGCCGTGCATACCGTGTTCGTCGACACGGGCGGCGTCTCGGCCGAAGAGCGTGAGTACATCGAGCAGCGCGCGCATGAACTCGGCGCGGCCTCGCACCGCACCGTCGATGCCTCGCAGGCGATCTGGGACAGCTTCGTCACCCCGCTGATCTGGGCCGGCGAGTTCTACCAGGGCCAGTACCCGCTGCTGGTCTCGGACCGCTACCTCATCGTGCAGGCCTCGCTGGAGCGCTGCGACGAGCTCGGCACCAAGCTGTTCGCGCATGGCTGCACCGGCATGGGCAACGACCAGGTCCGTTTCGACCTGACCGTGAAGGCCCTTGGCGACTACACCATCGTGGCGCCGATCCGCGAGATCCAGCGCGAGCACACCCAGGTGCGCGCCTACGAGCAGAAGTACCTCGAAGACAAGGGCTTCGAAGTCCGCGCCAAGACCAAGCACTACACCATCAACGAGAACGTGCTCGGCGTGACCATCTCCGGCGGCGAGATCGATGCGTGGGAGATCCCGGAAGAGGGCGCCGTGGCCTGGTGCGCACCGCGCGCCGAATGGCCGTCCGAACCGCTGCGCATCGAGCTCGGCTTCGAGAAGGGCACCGCCACCTCGCTGAACGGCAAGGCGGCCAGCGGCCCGGAAATCCTCGCCTTCCTCAATCGTGAGCTGGCGAAGTACGGCGTCGGCCGCAGCCTGTACACCGGCGACACCAACATCGGCCTGAAGGGCCGCATCGTGTTCGAGGCACCGGCCCTGACCGCGCTGCTCACCGCGCACCGTGCGCTGGAAGAAACCGTGCTCTCGAAGCAGCAGAACCGCTTCAAGCCGGAAATCGGCCGCAAGTGGACGGAAGTGGCCTACGAAGGCTTCTTCAACGACCCGATCAAGGCCGACCTGGAAGCCTACCTGGTGAGCACGCAGCGCAAGGTGGACGGCAAGGTCATCATCGAAACCCGCGGCGGTACGGTGTACGCGGTGAAGGTGGAATCGAAGAACCTGCTGCACTCGAAGAAGGCGACCTACGCACAGGCCGCGGACTGGGGCGTCGCCGAAGCCGAGGGCTTCATCAAGCTCTACGGCATGAGCTCGACGATCTGGGCCGAAGTCGACCGAGCCAACGGCGGGAAGTGA
- a CDS encoding SufE family protein, with the protein MNELVEPQEPTAAEAQAAIAEEFAFFGDWTERYQYLIDLGRQLPPFPDAEKNEENRVHGCQSMVWLIPSGDASRLHFEATSDSAIVSGLIALLLRVYSDRSAREIVDTEPTYIQEIGLAKHLSPTRSNGLVAMLNRIKAFAAATLAE; encoded by the coding sequence ATGAACGAACTCGTTGAACCGCAGGAACCCACCGCCGCCGAGGCGCAGGCCGCCATTGCCGAGGAATTCGCGTTCTTCGGTGACTGGACCGAGCGCTATCAGTACCTGATCGACCTGGGCCGGCAGTTGCCGCCGTTCCCGGATGCCGAGAAGAACGAGGAAAACCGGGTCCATGGCTGCCAGTCCATGGTCTGGCTGATCCCCTCCGGGGATGCCTCGCGCCTGCACTTCGAGGCCACCAGCGATTCGGCCATCGTCTCGGGCCTGATCGCCCTGCTGCTGCGGGTGTACTCGGACCGCTCGGCGCGCGAGATCGTCGATACCGAGCCGACCTACATCCAGGAGATCGGCCTGGCCAAGCACCTCTCGCCCACCCGCTCCAATGGCCTCGTCGCCATGCTCAACCGCATCAAGGCCTTCGCCGCGGCCACCCTGGCCGAGTAA
- a CDS encoding N-acetylornithine carbamoyltransferase: protein MTVRHFLNTTDYSRAEIDALLAQAAEFKRSPQGRQLAGKSIALMFFNPSMRTRTSFELGAFHLGGHAVVLSPGKDAWPIEFDIGTVMDGDTEEHIAEVARVLSRYVDLIGVRAFPKFQDWQVDRQDKVLKAFAQYATVPVINMETITHPCQELAHALALKEHLGDLQNKKYVLTWTYHPKPLNTAVANSALLIATKMGMDVTLLCPTPEYVLDERYMEFGRQNAKENGGSLQVSHDIEAAYSGAHVIYAKSWGALPYFGRWEQEKAIRDAKKHFIVDEAKMALTDNGLFSHCLPLRRNIKATDAVMDSAACIAIDEAENRLHVQKAVMASLMASS from the coding sequence ATGACCGTTCGCCACTTCCTCAACACCACCGATTACAGCCGCGCCGAGATCGACGCCCTGCTGGCGCAGGCCGCCGAATTCAAACGCTCGCCGCAGGGCAGGCAGCTGGCCGGCAAGTCCATCGCGCTGATGTTCTTCAACCCCTCGATGCGTACCCGCACCAGCTTCGAGCTGGGCGCGTTCCACCTGGGTGGCCATGCGGTGGTGTTGTCGCCGGGCAAGGACGCGTGGCCCATCGAGTTCGATATCGGCACCGTGATGGACGGCGATACGGAAGAGCACATTGCCGAAGTGGCCCGGGTGCTGTCCCGCTACGTGGACCTGATCGGCGTGCGCGCCTTCCCGAAGTTCCAGGACTGGCAGGTGGATCGCCAGGACAAGGTGCTGAAGGCCTTTGCCCAATACGCCACCGTGCCGGTCATCAACATGGAAACCATCACCCACCCCTGCCAGGAGCTGGCCCACGCGCTGGCCCTGAAGGAACACCTGGGTGACCTGCAGAACAAGAAGTACGTGCTGACCTGGACGTACCACCCGAAGCCGCTGAACACCGCCGTGGCCAACTCGGCGCTGCTTATCGCGACGAAGATGGGCATGGACGTGACCCTGCTGTGCCCGACCCCGGAGTACGTGCTCGACGAGCGCTACATGGAGTTCGGCCGGCAGAACGCGAAGGAGAACGGTGGCTCGCTGCAGGTGTCGCATGACATCGAAGCCGCCTACAGCGGCGCGCACGTCATCTACGCGAAGAGCTGGGGCGCGCTGCCGTACTTTGGTCGCTGGGAGCAAGAAAAGGCTATCCGCGACGCGAAGAAGCACTTTATTGTCGACGAGGCCAAGATGGCGCTCACCGACAATGGCCTCTTCAGCCACTGCCTGCCGCTCCGCCGCAACATCAAGGCGACGGACGCGGTGATGGATTCCGCGGCCTGCATCGCCATCGACGAGGCGGAGAACCGCCTGCATGTGCAGAAGGCCGTGATGGCCTCGCTCATGGCTTCTTCCTGA